In Asanoa sp. WMMD1127, one genomic interval encodes:
- a CDS encoding nuclear transport factor 2 family protein — protein MRTPEETVRTVAAGVCRIMRGGLTTAEEVAQFDELAACYAEHTDVRHPLNPLGDTPLRSRAALREHFSAGTRPTGVQRYDVVDDHVHTTADPEVVIFEFRYAGMVDGRPFTMPCIFVVRVCDGEIVESRDYVDHVAGARAFGRLPALAAALTTD, from the coding sequence ATGCGTACACCCGAGGAGACCGTCCGCACCGTGGCCGCCGGGGTCTGCCGCATCATGCGCGGCGGCCTCACTACGGCCGAAGAGGTGGCACAGTTCGACGAACTGGCCGCCTGTTACGCCGAGCACACCGACGTGCGGCACCCCCTCAACCCGCTCGGCGACACCCCGCTGCGCAGCCGGGCCGCGCTGCGCGAACACTTCTCCGCCGGCACCCGCCCCACCGGCGTCCAGCGCTACGACGTCGTTGACGACCACGTGCACACGACGGCCGATCCCGAAGTCGTGATCTTCGAGTTCCGGTACGCCGGCATGGTCGACGGCCGCCCCTTCACGATGCCGTGCATCTTCGTCGTGCGGGTCTGCGACGGCGAGATCGTCGAGTCCCGCGACTACGTCGACCACGTAGCCGGTGCCCGCGCGTTCGGCCGCCTGCCCGCTCTGGCCGCCGCACTGACCACCGATTGA
- a CDS encoding NUDIX domain-containing protein — protein sequence MPHVTVAALICREPLVTLGGPTGPRAARLLLDVLMADQSPLSADELLDIVDEHDRVVGQAPRKEAYAHRLRHRCVFVLARDAQGRVFVHRRTARKLVFPSLYDMFVGGVVGTGESYDEAALREAEEELGVPGLPAPVPLFKFLYETPEHAWWSAVYEIRCALPVDPQAEEVAWHAFLTVEELERRLTEWTWVPDGMDAYRRLLAWRTNQAEQRVHLR from the coding sequence ATGCCGCACGTCACTGTCGCCGCACTGATTTGCCGCGAACCGCTCGTCACGCTTGGAGGGCCGACCGGCCCTCGCGCCGCACGACTGCTGTTGGATGTCCTTATGGCTGACCAGTCGCCGCTCTCGGCGGACGAATTGCTGGACATCGTGGACGAGCACGACCGGGTGGTTGGGCAGGCGCCGCGCAAGGAGGCGTACGCCCACAGATTGCGGCACCGCTGCGTGTTCGTGCTAGCACGAGACGCGCAGGGGCGCGTCTTCGTGCACCGCCGCACCGCACGGAAGCTCGTCTTCCCATCGCTGTACGACATGTTCGTCGGCGGCGTGGTCGGCACGGGCGAATCGTACGACGAGGCAGCACTGCGCGAGGCCGAGGAGGAGTTGGGAGTGCCGGGGCTGCCCGCGCCCGTACCGCTGTTCAAATTCCTCTACGAGACCCCCGAGCACGCATGGTGGTCCGCTGTCTACGAGATACGGTGTGCGTTGCCGGTCGACCCACAGGCCGAGGAGGTCGCCTGGCACGCGTTCCTCACCGTCGAGGAGTTGGAACGGCGGCTCACCGAATGGACCTGGGTGCCGGACGGCATGGACGCGTACCGCCGGCTGTTAGCGTGGCGAACCAACCAGGCCGAGCAGCGTGTGCATCTTCGATAA
- a CDS encoding VOC family protein — protein MDMLRGDKIAEANLTDWRKLAQGLHARYVVDDFGAAARFVAAVGEAGDALNHHPSVSIGKGYVDLKLVSDDAIYRDGEGTEHVVQWVTQQDIDLARRITEIAADHKVDADPGAVSMIELGLDTARSATIAPVWAALLTGKAESQGHGSPSDEIRDATGRVPNLWFGDADETSNQRFHVEVYVAPEVAEQRIAAAVAAGGTVVDDSDAPALTVIADQDGNQGIICVDVSAANR, from the coding sequence ATGGACATGCTGAGGGGCGACAAGATCGCCGAAGCCAATCTGACCGACTGGCGCAAGCTGGCCCAGGGACTGCATGCCCGCTATGTGGTCGACGACTTCGGCGCCGCCGCGCGGTTCGTGGCTGCGGTCGGCGAGGCGGGCGACGCGCTCAACCATCATCCGAGTGTGTCGATCGGCAAGGGCTACGTCGACCTCAAGCTGGTCAGCGACGACGCCATCTACCGCGACGGCGAGGGCACCGAACACGTCGTCCAGTGGGTGACCCAGCAGGACATCGACCTCGCGCGGCGGATCACCGAGATCGCCGCCGACCACAAGGTCGACGCGGACCCGGGCGCGGTCAGCATGATCGAGCTCGGCCTCGACACGGCGCGGTCCGCGACCATCGCCCCGGTGTGGGCGGCCCTGCTGACGGGCAAGGCCGAGTCCCAGGGCCACGGTTCCCCCAGCGACGAGATCCGGGACGCCACCGGGCGGGTGCCGAACCTGTGGTTCGGGGACGCCGACGAGACCTCGAATCAGCGGTTCCACGTCGAGGTCTATGTGGCGCCCGAGGTGGCCGAGCAACGGATCGCCGCCGCCGTCGCCGCGGGCGGGACCGTCGTCGACGACAGCGACGCGCCCGCGCTCACGGTGATCGCCGACCAGGACGGCAACCAGGGAATCATCTGCGTCGACGTTTCGGCCGCGAACCGCTGA
- the ahcY gene encoding adenosylhomocysteinase — protein MHAQTVNGVEFAVRDLDLATFGRHQIRLAEHEMPGLMALRREFADQQPLRGARIAGSLHMTVQTAVLIETLVALGADVRWVSCNIFSTQDEAAAAVVVGPNGTVDAPAGTPVFAWKGETLAEYWWCTMRLFDFGDGQGPNLIVDDGGDATLLVHKGVEFEAAGMVPAATEDDHEEYRLILETLRTSIAEDGQRFTRIAAGMRGVSEETTTGVTRLYELARAGTLLFPAINVNDSVTKSKFDNKYGIRHSLTDGLNRATDVMLGGKLAVVCGYGDVGKGSAEALRGQGARVVVTEIDPICALQAAMDGLQVVRLDDVVETADIFITTTGGVDIISADHMARMKHNAIVGNVGHFDNEIDMAGLARVPGVVKTEVKPQVHEWRFPDGHAILVLSEGRLMNLGNATGHPSFVMSSSFANQVLAQLELWQGEYATGVYVLPKHLDEKVARLHLDALGVRLTELSKKQAEYLGVHVEGPYKPEHYRY, from the coding sequence ATGCACGCCCAGACCGTCAACGGTGTCGAGTTCGCCGTGCGCGACCTCGACCTCGCCACCTTCGGCCGGCACCAGATCCGCTTGGCCGAACACGAGATGCCCGGCCTGATGGCGCTCCGCCGCGAGTTCGCCGACCAGCAGCCGCTGCGCGGCGCCCGGATCGCGGGCTCGCTGCACATGACCGTGCAGACGGCGGTGCTGATCGAGACGCTCGTCGCGCTCGGCGCCGATGTCCGCTGGGTCTCCTGCAACATCTTCTCCACTCAGGATGAAGCGGCGGCCGCGGTCGTCGTCGGTCCTAACGGGACGGTTGACGCACCCGCCGGCACGCCGGTGTTCGCCTGGAAGGGCGAGACGCTGGCCGAGTACTGGTGGTGCACCATGCGACTGTTCGACTTCGGCGACGGGCAGGGCCCGAACCTGATCGTCGACGACGGCGGCGACGCCACGCTGCTGGTGCACAAGGGTGTCGAGTTCGAGGCGGCGGGCATGGTGCCGGCGGCCACAGAGGACGATCACGAGGAGTACCGGCTGATCCTGGAGACCCTCCGGACCAGCATCGCCGAGGACGGCCAGCGGTTCACCCGGATCGCGGCCGGCATGCGCGGCGTCTCCGAGGAGACCACGACCGGCGTAACGCGGCTCTACGAGCTGGCTCGGGCGGGGACCCTGCTGTTCCCGGCCATCAACGTCAACGACTCGGTCACGAAGTCCAAGTTCGACAACAAGTACGGCATCCGCCACTCGCTGACCGACGGCCTCAACCGGGCCACCGACGTGATGCTGGGCGGCAAGCTGGCCGTGGTCTGCGGCTACGGCGACGTCGGCAAGGGCTCGGCGGAGGCGTTGCGGGGCCAGGGCGCCCGCGTCGTCGTCACCGAGATCGACCCGATCTGCGCGCTGCAGGCGGCGATGGACGGCCTGCAGGTCGTGCGACTGGACGACGTGGTCGAGACGGCCGACATCTTCATCACCACGACCGGCGGCGTCGACATCATCAGCGCCGACCACATGGCGCGGATGAAGCACAACGCGATCGTCGGCAACGTCGGGCACTTTGACAACGAGATCGACATGGCCGGTCTGGCCCGCGTACCCGGCGTCGTCAAGACCGAGGTCAAGCCGCAGGTGCACGAGTGGCGCTTCCCGGACGGGCACGCGATCCTGGTGCTCTCCGAGGGCCGGCTGATGAACCTGGGCAACGCGACCGGGCACCCGAGCTTCGTGATGTCGAGCTCGTTCGCCAACCAGGTGCTGGCGCAGCTCGAACTCTGGCAGGGCGAGTACGCCACCGGCGTCTACGTGCTGCCCAAGCACCTCGACGAGAAGGTGGCCCGGCTGCACCTGGACGCGCTCGGCGTGCGGTTGACCGAGCTGTCCAAGAAGCAGGCGGAGTACCTCGGCGTGCACGTCGAGGGTCCCTACAAGCCGGAGCACTACCGGTACTGA
- the prfH gene encoding peptide chain release factor H, which produces MTHLLISAGRGPQECAWAVAQLTVRLEREAARRRLTTERVQVVPADRPGTYRSIIIRISGAEVDRFIAGWTGTLCWQAPSPYRPGTNRKNWYVVARPCDLDRARTAFDEADVEIVACRTGGPGGQHRNKASTAVRATHRPSGAVVVVDTERQFSQNRRLALCQLRDRLARADDSVNRSSDTALWHIHDELVRGDPVRVERP; this is translated from the coding sequence ATGACGCACCTGCTCATCTCGGCCGGTCGCGGTCCACAGGAGTGCGCCTGGGCAGTGGCCCAGCTGACGGTCCGCCTCGAGCGGGAGGCGGCGCGGCGGCGGCTCACCACTGAACGGGTCCAGGTGGTGCCCGCCGATCGACCGGGCACATACCGGTCGATCATCATCCGGATCTCCGGCGCGGAGGTTGACCGGTTCATCGCCGGCTGGACCGGCACGCTGTGCTGGCAGGCGCCGAGCCCGTACCGCCCCGGCACCAACCGCAAGAACTGGTACGTGGTCGCCCGGCCTTGCGATCTCGACCGCGCCCGCACGGCGTTCGACGAGGCCGACGTCGAGATCGTCGCGTGCCGAACGGGCGGCCCGGGCGGTCAGCACCGCAACAAGGCCAGCACCGCGGTGCGGGCCACCCACCGACCGTCCGGCGCCGTCGTGGTGGTCGACACGGAGCGCCAGTTCAGCCAGAACCGCCGGCTGGCGCTGTGCCAGCTCCGCGACCGCCTGGCCCGCGCCGACGACTCGGTGAACCGGTCCAGCGACACGGCGCTCTGGCACATCCACGACGAGCTGGTGCGCGGCGACCCGGTGCGGGTCGAACGGCCGTGA
- a CDS encoding sensor histidine kinase, with protein sequence MTATVAHRGSSAALSWVALAAYPLALALAVVSLNDPLTGPAIALPVVVLGLPAILLPRWPLVGFVLLLFGVVGLAPLGPTGLVGGLQAVVLDVAVAYLAATRSRLAAGGAAVTALVAQVAAAALYLDGGADYVNVVIALLLGVVVAWLAGTAVRQRRDYNSALLSRAAAEAVTKERLQIARDLHDQVAHSIGVIAIQAGVGRRVIETQPEEARKALDTIETASRETLAGLRRTLVALRRSDDAPAATPGLAELGQLVTATEAAGVRAEVRISGEQRALPADIDVAAYRIIQEALTNVVRHAQTTNCTIIIEYALDVLTIVVSDAGRGGTDAGTGYGLPGMRERAALLGGELTAGPRAEGGFEVRAVLPIPADAP encoded by the coding sequence ATGACCGCCACCGTCGCGCACCGGGGATCCTCGGCCGCTCTGTCGTGGGTCGCCCTGGCCGCGTACCCCCTTGCTCTCGCTCTTGCCGTTGTCAGCCTCAATGATCCCCTGACCGGCCCGGCGATCGCGCTGCCCGTCGTCGTGCTCGGGTTGCCCGCGATTCTGCTGCCGCGGTGGCCTCTGGTCGGGTTCGTCCTGCTGCTGTTCGGCGTGGTCGGCCTCGCGCCGCTGGGGCCGACCGGGCTCGTCGGCGGTCTCCAGGCAGTGGTGCTCGACGTGGCGGTCGCCTACCTGGCCGCCACCCGGTCGCGGCTGGCCGCCGGTGGCGCGGCGGTGACCGCCCTGGTCGCCCAGGTCGCCGCGGCGGCGCTCTACCTCGACGGCGGCGCTGACTATGTCAATGTCGTGATCGCCCTGCTCCTCGGCGTGGTGGTCGCCTGGCTCGCGGGCACCGCCGTCCGGCAGCGGCGCGACTACAACTCTGCCCTGCTCAGCCGGGCCGCCGCCGAGGCGGTCACCAAGGAGCGCCTCCAGATCGCGCGGGACCTCCATGATCAGGTCGCGCACAGCATCGGCGTGATCGCCATCCAGGCCGGCGTCGGGCGACGGGTGATCGAGACGCAGCCCGAGGAGGCCCGCAAGGCGCTCGACACGATCGAGACCGCCAGCCGGGAGACGCTCGCCGGGCTCCGCCGCACCCTGGTCGCGCTCCGGCGCAGCGACGACGCGCCGGCCGCCACGCCGGGCCTGGCCGAGCTCGGGCAGCTGGTGACCGCCACCGAAGCCGCCGGCGTCCGGGCCGAGGTGCGGATTTCGGGGGAGCAGCGGGCGTTGCCGGCCGACATCGACGTCGCCGCCTACCGGATCATCCAGGAGGCGCTCACCAACGTCGTGCGGCACGCTCAGACCACCAACTGCACGATCATCATCGAGTACGCACTAGACGTACTCACCATCGTCGTAAGCGACGCCGGCCGGGGCGGCACCGACGCGGGCACCGGCTACGGCCTGCCCGGCATGCGCGAGCGGGCCGCCCTCCTCGGCGGCGAGCTGACCGCCGGCCCGCGCGCCGAGGGCGGCTTCGAGGTCCGCGCCGTCCTCCCGATCCCGGCGGACGCGCCATGA
- a CDS encoding response regulator transcription factor: MTERIRVLLADDQPLVRAGLRVLISDTPDLTVVGEAGTGVQAVHLTRELAPDVVVMDIRMPVMDGIAATRMIVEGGSPAHVIMLTTFDDDDNVYGALRAGAGGFLVKDMALDDILDAVRVVAAGDGLIAPSVTRRLIAEFAGRPATPAKVIPVEGITEREREVLTLVGQGLSNTEIAERLVISVATAKTHVARLFTKLDARDRVHLVIMAYEMGLVTTFR; encoded by the coding sequence ATGACGGAACGTATTCGGGTGCTGCTCGCCGACGACCAGCCCCTCGTCCGGGCCGGGCTGCGGGTGTTGATCTCGGATACCCCGGACCTGACCGTGGTCGGGGAGGCCGGCACCGGCGTCCAGGCCGTCCACCTCACCCGGGAACTGGCCCCAGACGTCGTGGTGATGGACATCCGGATGCCGGTCATGGACGGCATCGCCGCCACTCGCATGATCGTCGAAGGCGGCTCGCCCGCCCACGTGATCATGTTGACCACGTTCGACGACGACGACAACGTCTACGGCGCCCTTCGGGCCGGGGCCGGCGGGTTCCTGGTCAAGGACATGGCGCTCGACGACATTCTCGACGCCGTGCGGGTGGTCGCCGCCGGTGACGGGCTGATCGCACCCAGCGTCACCCGCCGACTGATCGCCGAGTTCGCGGGCCGCCCGGCCACGCCGGCGAAGGTCATCCCGGTGGAGGGCATCACCGAGCGTGAGCGGGAGGTGTTGACGCTGGTCGGGCAGGGGCTCTCCAACACGGAGATCGCCGAGCGGCTGGTGATCAGCGTGGCCACGGCGAAGACGCACGTCGCGCGGCTGTTCACGAAGCTGGACGCGCGGGACCGCGTACACCTGGTGATCATGGCTTATGAAATGGGACTTGTGACCACATTCCGGTGA
- a CDS encoding RNA ligase RtcB family protein gives MSSAHLQATVTVFASSRSWIESDAVDQCRHVAGLAGMLHVAGMPDLHPGKGAPIGAAMLSTVLYPHLVGSDIGCGIAVFPVALKRAVPEQLARRFPDLDQPLDPEEEDDIPGGYVESLGTVGRGNHFAELARIHTVLEPAHADRLGLAKNSLVLIVHSGSRGFGERILRAHTERHGAGPAPDPAAYLAQHDLAVRWGSLNRRLIAERVLRAIGAPVTDPIVDLSHNLVEVREDGAYLHRKGAAPGDGRDVLIAGTRGTLSYLVAAHAGPEANHSVAHGAGRKMSRADALRRGKAKHTVEELRRTPLGSVVVCGDRQLLFEEAPTAYKRIEQVVGDLAEHGLATPIATTAPLVTYKTAERLAGRRRAAGQAHPDAGGGEPAFERWRS, from the coding sequence GTGTCTTCCGCGCATCTCCAGGCGACCGTGACCGTGTTCGCCTCGTCCCGCAGTTGGATCGAGTCCGACGCCGTCGACCAGTGTCGGCACGTGGCCGGGCTCGCCGGCATGCTGCACGTCGCCGGCATGCCCGATCTGCATCCCGGCAAGGGTGCGCCGATCGGCGCCGCCATGCTGTCGACCGTGCTCTACCCGCACCTGGTCGGCTCCGACATCGGGTGCGGCATCGCCGTGTTCCCCGTCGCCCTCAAGCGCGCCGTGCCCGAGCAGCTGGCGCGGCGCTTCCCCGACCTCGACCAGCCGCTGGATCCCGAGGAGGAGGACGACATTCCCGGCGGGTACGTCGAGAGCCTCGGCACCGTCGGCCGTGGCAACCACTTCGCCGAGCTGGCCCGGATCCACACGGTCCTCGAACCGGCCCACGCCGACCGGCTCGGGCTCGCGAAGAACAGCCTCGTGCTGATCGTCCACAGTGGCTCCCGGGGCTTCGGCGAGCGGATCCTGCGCGCCCACACCGAGCGCCACGGCGCGGGCCCGGCGCCCGACCCGGCGGCCTATCTGGCCCAGCACGACCTGGCCGTGCGATGGGGCTCGCTGAACCGGCGGCTGATCGCCGAGCGGGTGCTGCGGGCCATCGGCGCGCCGGTGACCGACCCCATCGTGGACCTGAGCCACAACCTGGTCGAGGTACGCGAAGACGGCGCCTACCTGCATCGCAAGGGCGCTGCTCCGGGCGACGGGCGGGACGTGCTCATCGCCGGCACGCGCGGCACCCTCTCGTACCTCGTCGCCGCGCACGCCGGCCCCGAGGCCAACCACTCGGTCGCGCACGGGGCCGGGCGCAAGATGTCGCGGGCCGACGCGCTGCGCCGTGGCAAAGCCAAGCACACCGTCGAGGAGCTGCGCCGCACCCCGCTGGGCTCCGTCGTCGTCTGCGGCGACCGCCAGTTGCTGTTCGAGGAGGCGCCGACCGCTTACAAGCGGATCGAGCAGGTGGTCGGCGACCTGGCCGAGCACGGACTGGCCACCCCGATCGCGACGACGGCGCCGCTGGTCACCTACAAGACCGCCGAGCGGCTCGCCGGTCGGCGGCGGGCCGCCGGTCAGGCGCACCCGGATGCCGGCGGCGGCGAGCCGGCGTTCGAGCGGTGGCGGTCATGA
- a CDS encoding TetR/AcrR family transcriptional regulator, whose amino-acid sequence MRQDARENRERILSAADHVFGTRGEAGSTEEVARLAGVGIATVFRHFPTKEALVEAALVRHFTGLLDRTRAAASAPDPSAALSTLIHEMIQRGASKLTLASMLGGDAPPAIVAVSSELKSAVDTALRRAQAAGSVRPDVGVEELYLLIRGLAQTAAATPVPAAVLDRAVEVILDGFAIR is encoded by the coding sequence ATGCGCCAGGATGCACGGGAGAACCGCGAGCGCATCCTCAGCGCCGCCGACCACGTCTTCGGCACGCGTGGCGAGGCCGGCTCGACCGAAGAGGTGGCGCGGCTGGCCGGCGTCGGTATCGCCACCGTGTTCCGGCACTTCCCGACCAAGGAGGCGTTGGTCGAGGCCGCCCTGGTGCGGCACTTCACCGGCCTACTCGACCGCACCCGGGCCGCAGCCAGCGCGCCCGACCCGTCTGCGGCGCTGTCCACGCTGATCCACGAGATGATCCAGAGAGGCGCCAGCAAGCTCACGCTGGCCTCAATGCTGGGCGGCGATGCCCCCCCGGCCATCGTCGCGGTGTCGTCCGAACTCAAGTCGGCGGTCGACACGGCGCTGCGCCGCGCCCAGGCCGCCGGCAGCGTCCGGCCGGACGTCGGTGTCGAGGAGCTCTACTTGCTAATCCGCGGCCTGGCCCAGACCGCCGCAGCGACGCCGGTTCCGGCGGCCGTGCTCGATCGCGCTGTCGAGGTCATCCTGGACGGCTTCGCCATCCGATAA
- a CDS encoding asparaginase has product MGNVAVFTLGGTIAMTAAPGGGGVVPALGAADLIAAVPGLADSGISLDVTDFRRLPGAGLGFADLVALTHAAGDKDVDGVVVTQGTDTIEETAFALDLLWTNEMPLVVTGAMRNPTMAGADGPANLLAAARVAASPAARGLGCLVVLGDEIHAARWVRKTHTISPAAFRSPDTGPVGLVAEGRARILNRPFRHDVGRLDPTVRNPRTAVLPVVLGDDGETLRRAGDGLDGLVVAAFGVGHVPAATVDTLTEIAARIPTVLASRIGAGPVLTHTYGYPGAEADLLSRGLIPAGALDPYKARVLLHLLLASGRDRASIIDAFATTA; this is encoded by the coding sequence ATGGGCAACGTCGCGGTTTTCACGCTGGGCGGCACGATCGCGATGACCGCGGCGCCCGGCGGGGGTGGTGTCGTCCCGGCCCTCGGCGCCGCCGACCTGATCGCGGCCGTGCCCGGCCTCGCGGACTCCGGCATCAGCCTCGACGTGACCGACTTCCGCCGTCTGCCCGGCGCCGGCCTCGGCTTCGCCGATCTGGTCGCGCTGACCCACGCCGCGGGCGACAAGGACGTGGACGGCGTCGTCGTCACCCAGGGCACGGACACGATCGAGGAGACCGCGTTCGCCCTCGACCTGTTGTGGACCAACGAGATGCCGCTCGTCGTCACCGGCGCCATGCGCAACCCGACCATGGCCGGCGCCGACGGCCCGGCCAACCTGCTGGCCGCCGCGAGGGTGGCGGCCTCGCCGGCGGCACGCGGGCTGGGCTGCCTGGTCGTGCTCGGCGACGAGATCCACGCCGCCCGCTGGGTTCGCAAGACCCACACGATCAGCCCGGCGGCGTTCCGGTCGCCGGACACCGGGCCGGTGGGACTGGTCGCCGAGGGCCGTGCCCGCATCCTCAACCGGCCCTTTCGGCACGACGTCGGACGACTCGATCCGACGGTCCGGAATCCCCGCACCGCGGTGCTTCCGGTCGTCCTCGGCGACGACGGCGAGACGCTGCGCCGGGCGGGCGATGGCCTGGACGGCCTCGTCGTCGCCGCCTTCGGCGTGGGCCACGTGCCGGCCGCCACTGTGGACACGCTGACCGAGATCGCCGCGCGCATCCCGACCGTGCTCGCGTCCCGGATCGGGGCGGGCCCGGTGCTGACCCACACCTACGGCTACCCCGGCGCGGAGGCCGACCTGCTCTCGCGCGGGCTGATCCCGGCCGGCGCGCTCGACCCTTACAAGGCGCGGGTTCTCCTGCATCTGTTGCTCGCATCGGGCCGGGACCGCGCCAGCATCATCGACGCCTTCGCGACCACCGCCTAG
- a CDS encoding DUF488 family protein, translating into MRLRRVYDEIEPGDGTRVLVDRVWPRGVAKGSFDEWIKDVAPSTELRKWFGHDPAKFGEFRKRYLAELKDPEQAAALNRIRELEKAGPLTILTATKDVEHSHAEVLASLLS; encoded by the coding sequence ATGCGGTTGCGGCGGGTGTACGACGAGATCGAGCCCGGCGACGGCACGCGCGTGCTGGTCGACCGGGTGTGGCCGCGTGGAGTGGCCAAGGGCAGCTTCGACGAGTGGATCAAGGACGTGGCCCCGTCCACTGAACTGCGTAAGTGGTTCGGCCACGACCCGGCCAAGTTCGGCGAGTTCCGCAAGCGCTATCTGGCCGAGCTCAAGGACCCGGAGCAGGCGGCGGCGCTGAACCGGATCAGGGAGCTCGAGAAGGCCGGCCCCCTGACGATCCTCACCGCCACCAAGGACGTCGAACACAGCCACGCCGAGGTGCTCGCTTCGCTACTGAGTTAA